One Odontesthes bonariensis isolate fOdoBon6 chromosome 12, fOdoBon6.hap1, whole genome shotgun sequence genomic window, TCAGTTGCTCCAGACGCATTCCACCGTGCCACCTATAAATGTCATCTCCTCGATAATGTTTTTCACTCATGTCCCATTTAATAACACTCCCACCTCCTTGCTTCACTGTCACGGCTCAGGACTCTCAGTCCACTTTAGCAGTTCTGGCCAGATTCAAGCCAAGCGTGCTGCACCCTATTTTAGCTAAAAATTTGTCTTTGTCTCATCTGGTCAAACAATGTGcccttcagtttttttttctccttcacaTTGTCTTTAGAAGCTGCTATTATGCAATGTCATTCACGCTTGTCTGAGCTGCCATGGAAACACAGACATTCATTACAGTCTCCTGTGTCGAGCCTGATGCCGTGGCTTCACTTAACCCAGCGCAACACTGGGTTCTCACTATTATCAATTCACCTGACTACACACAGTGTAGAAGCCCCAGATATTTGCTCTGCAACACAGAAATAGGCCGGTCTTCAATTCAATATTTGTATGCAAGATCTTAGCAGcccttgtgttttttctgtcttctttttACAATCAGTAATTAAACAGCTATTTTATTCTTCCAGCACTTTGGGGCATGTACGTTTAATTGATTCTTTCTGAAGacgattgttttttttatcgcTCATTGAAGGAAATACTGTACTCGTTGGTACTGAATTTATGCTACTATTGAGatgaaaaaacatttgaatcaTTCAACATTGAAATGATATCGACAAGGGGTCTTCTGTTTTACTGAACATGGGAAAAAGCAGTAATATACTAAACTAAAATGCAGGCAAAGGCTTTAAAAGAGCACTTTTATAAATAGAAAGATCTCAAGACATGAGATCACCATGCCAACAGTTTTATTCTGATAAGTCCGAGTGGATTTGGGTTTGCCTACTGTGATCATATCGGAAATGCACTGTCAGACTGTTGAGAGCTTTGTGTGAGAGGTTTAAAATCTCAGTAGGTGGCCAGTGCATGCTTCACTGGATCAGTCTAATGACTTCTTCTAATATTTCCAGGTACAACTCCCGCAGCTGCTTTATTCGTATTGTcagtaatttaattaattgtggAAGTTCAGTCTGCTCAAGTTCAGGAGTGATTTTCTCAGAATCGGAACCCTGCGATTCACAATCAGCCTCGCAAGCCACGACCACAATTTAATGCTTCTCCCTGTAGGAAGTTTACCTCCCTCCAAGGCGATTAAATAGTACAAGAGAAGCTAGTCTTTGAAGGATAGCGAGATTAGAAGCTGAATGTCGAAACTCCATTCACTTAAAATGcttgaaatgtgaataaaaggaCATTTTTGTTCAAATCGTCTCTTAGTTTGGTTTGCTGCAATTTCCCACTTTGCCGACATGTCTTATCTGGATTATATTATCCCTTTTCCACTGTGTGGTTAGAATAACCCTTTTATGTCTCACACGCACGGCGGAGTGTCAGTCGAAGTACGACCGTCTTTTTTGGGGGTAAATAATGGAATGGCACACACGTGTGCTCGCAGCCATTCAAGTGGAACGCAGtgtttgttttccttctttCACTTCTGATTCTGACTTTGTGACTTCAGATTGATGTTTCTAAGCTGTTACTAAGTggatttttaaatgaattcagACGCGCCATAAAGAGGTCATCGCGGCTCCACTGTCCGTTCCTGAGTACATGCATCATAACTAAAAACAACCGGCGGTCGTGTCAAGCCTGCCGCTTTCATAAATGTCAGGCCATCGGCATGCGCAAAGAGAGTAAGTGACGAAATCCGGATGGCtgtacacagtttttttttctcccatatATTATAGAAAGTGTCACTTGTTTACTGCACCTTTTTGTACCACTTATTTGAATTCACATTGTCATGGTGTCATCGTTTCTATTCGATCAGCTGTTGAATACATTCAAAATGATGCAGAAACAAATTTTTTGTTCCAAATGAAATATTCATCCTTTttttggatatatatatatacagtggtCATGTCTGAGAAAGAGGTattggagaggaggatccgcataaagaagaaaaagatgcGTAAAGCATCGACACAGCTTTCGCCACAGCAAGACGAAATAattcaggagctgctctgcggCCACCGCAGCACATTCGACTCGGCGTTTGCGCGCTTCACGGGCTTCAGGGTATGTGAATGACTGCACGCACTTCAAAGTGTTTCATCATCTTCAGACTGGTCTGActgatgttttgtgtgtgttttttttttttttttcagcctatGGACAGAGACATCCTGGCGGAGAATGAGCACAGCCAGTCTCACCCACTGACCAAGTGCCCCACAAAGATCTGCTCTACCGCTGCTAAATCCTCAACTGACCCCACATCATCCTCGTACGCctgctccctctcctcctcctcctccacctcctcctcctctccgtcCCCCAGTCTCTCCAACTCTCCTGGAAAACACGAGGACTGCGAAGGAGACGGAAACGGTCGTGTTTACACTGCGCTCCCACATTTGGCTGACCTCACGACGTACATGATTCAGGACATCATTCGTTTTTCCAAAAGCCTTCCGGACTTCCGGTAAATAGGTTGATCATCAAATATGTCTCAGTGGAAACAGTTTTTTGTGCTTGTAGAATCTAGTCTGGTCTCTTACAGGTCTCTAAGCATGGAGGACCAGATATCTCTGCTGAAGGGAGCCACGTTTGAAATCATGCAGATTCGCTTCAACATGGTGTTTAACTTAACAACAAGCATATGGGAATGTGGCCCTATTAGATACTGCATGCACGACGCGATGCGAGGTGAGACGACTAACACAAGCACAGGGAGTAGTTTCAAACTATGCAGATTCGTGCTTCCATATCACATGGATAAGATTCTGAGTTGTGGCCGGTCTATCGGTGTTTTCAGCTCCTCACCCCCTGAGGAAAATGTCGGGCTTTTCAGCTGCTTCATGCTCCTCCGTGTTTCCCGAGTCTGTGTGCGGTTTGGTGTTGGATGGGAAGTGTGTGCAGAGAGCTtactgaagctttttttttttgctttttttactGCTGAAAGCAAGCTTAACAAGAGTGTAGAGAGGGGGCGACAAAACAGTAAAGTTGTTGACCGTAAAGGCTCAGGACTCCACAGAGCTCCACGTTGATGAaccaagcagcagcagagaagcaGGCTACAGTGTGCGCTCTGTGTGAGGAACCCTGCTCATATAGTAGTTTACAATGTGACTCAAGATATGTCAAGGACCTCTTGACTTTTCGACGGGGTCAAACCGGAGTTGTAACTTTGTCTTCCAGCTTGTGTGAGTTCCCATTAGCATTGCTGCCCTTTAAGTATCCATATGCACGGTGCCTATACATACAGAAATATCTCTGTTGAGATGGTATCTGCGTGTGAGCAGTCATACATAACTTGTTTGCTCTCTTTCTCACCTCTTTTCAGTTGTGGCTGCTGCTTTGCGAACACTCACCGGAATGTAGTCAAACTGGTACTGTGTTTAAAGATCATACAGGACCGAGTTGACATAAATTCATGATGCTTCTGATTCTCCCTCCTAGCAGAGCATTGCTGTTGTGGCAACATTTCTTTGACAGTCCATGTCAGAAGGTGGGGTTCCGTGGTCAATTTTTATTCGTATTAAGAGGATTTGTTTAGGAGAAGGTGAAAAATGAggtctcctttttttttggcatttctAAGAAGACTTGATATGCATTACGTGGCAgagaaataatttttttggaCTGTGTTTGACCTGGTAAAAGTTCAAACTGAGTGACTGACCAACTGTTTCCGGTGAGAGCTAGCAAGAGGAGCTCTTTCCATTTTTCACTTAAAAATGTATATTACTGTATATGAGGCAACTTCTTcccagaggtttttttttttttttttttttttttctggttaaaacaaCAACTTCTTCTATGAACTCTATGCCGCTACCCTCTGGCAACACGATGCAGCCTAGtttaaatgtttcaaactgCTCAGTGGAACTTTCTGTGAATAGTGAATGGGGACTCAGCTAAAAAAAATAGGTGATAGTTCAGATGCTGTCGATCAGCAGGCAGCTGCACGTAAAGTTTCCATGGAGGATCACGTCGAATGTAGAGCAGGGCAACAGTTTTGCCTCAGGTCACACTGACTTGGACCAGCTTTAAACGGAACGTACCCACTTGATAGACTTGCCCAACCAGAAAtgctgcagcattttgaatGAGCAGGAGGCTTTTCATAGAACTTTTGTGACGTGTGGTAATTAtacttttctgcattttattaATCAGAGGGAAACTCTTTGGTTGCTTTTTCAAACCAAACTGcaaggtggtgtggtggttagcactgccACCTGAAAAGCAAGAAGCTTCCCGGCTTGGGCATCTCCGTCTGGAGTTTAGATTCCCCCCACAGTCCaaagacatgcatgttaggttcattgatAATTCTAAACAGACAgtgactggtgacctgtccagggtgtacactGCCTCTCGGCTTATGAGAGCCAGGATACATTCCACACACCGCCTTAAGACCCTGAACAGGATGAAGCAGGTACAGGATATAAATGAAAGTATGGAACACCTTTAACTACCATTTAACTACCAGGCCAACGGAGCCACCGCTGGTTattgtgaaaaacaaacaaacatcaggAGTAACTTGTTCATGTGAACATGTGAAGCAAAGATGATAAATCTCATTATggggaagttctttttttttttttttttttttaaacctggaccttatttttggcataaaatacgttcatctatgctatttagatcactcgagatccgcgtatatccatatgacgggagtgaacagggcattgTGCGACATGGGAATTTGGAAATACACAATAACGATCcatgttaccagcagcagaAGCAAATTCCGTGTAAAGATCCCGCCGTGGCGCCGCCTCTTAGCCGGcacgctgttttttttttctttcccagtggccactcgtggtattgcaacaaaaaaatcCCCTGTGGCCCAGAGAGCATTTTCCCCATAGACCGCAAAGAGATGtctgtaaaactgttcacaggatGCCTTCAGCTGTAACCGCTGTTATTTACTAATCtttgtattatatatttttaagtcaTGGACTTTTTATCTGTCAAAAAGTTTTCTAACGCCCAGAAAAAGTCTCTTTTCCCAGCGTGACGTCACAGCTGTGTACGTGCACTGtgatgtgtatgtatgtgcatgTCCTCGTCGCCCCGGGGCATTATGGGTGGCCGCAAAGCATCATGGGGGTGACTCTACTGCGCATGCTCTACGGGCCGCATAACGTGGAAGTAAAACCCGGAAGTCAGAAACTTTTTTCGGCGTATGCGCCAGGCGAGCAACTCCATTGAAATCAACGGCGGCCATTTTGCAGTCCCTTATccagttaatataatacatccatggtaaagatgctgctgcagcggcgcaCGTCGATGACGACATCCCAGTGGAGGcctgtgtagaaagcccccataagcccccgatagcccccaataacaacaacacggcagctctgaactaacagtgcaatattacgcgttcattcattcataataaagacagataatgccttattttgaggctgtattgtcaatgccccgttcactcccgttatatggacaTACGCGGATCTCAAGaaatctaaatagcgtccgaaagacgccgactttcaccaaactgttatcagtgagtagatgaacatattttatgccagaaataaggtccaggtttaaaaaaaaaaaaaaaaaaaattccccttTAACGTGCGTGTTGCTGCACTTTTGACAATAACAGGAAATGCAAGAAACCACCTCACCATTTTTACTGCGGCAGCTAAATAAAAGTAGTCATCGCCAGGTGATTGCAGTCTGATCCGCCTTCAGTAGACACCCAGCATGAAATCAACAGATATTCATGAGGTGGCACGACTGGGAAATGATTGGAGATGGACAAACTGGGTAACATATTTGCGTGAATATGGAACACCGCTTTGAGTCTCACTCACGTTCCATTAGCTGTGCGCTTTGCCAGTCATGAATCACTTTTTAACGCATTATATAAACCTGCAGTCCATATTAGACGATGTAGCGTGTAAGTTATGGATTTTATGcaatgttgtttttgttataAATAGAATTCATGTGAGTTAGTTGATGATGACCTAGTTCCTCCCCCTTCTGTCGTGTCACTGGtgttttccagctggtttccagcCGCTCCTGCTCGAGCCCCTTTTCAAATTTCACCTCACGCTGCGCAAGCTGGACCTGCGGGAAGAGGAGTACGCTCTCATACAGGCCATGTCCCTGTTCTCTCCAGGTAGCAGCAGGTTCTTCAGTTCACCTCAGTCCATGCTAATCAATCATTAATGAAGCCTGTAAATATTTAAACCCTACAAACTGTGTGCTTTTGTAGCCAACAGCacatgaaaatgtatttttgagACGTCATCGGGTTTGAGAGagctttggatttaaaattacttttaaaaaaaatatatatatatagtttatTTGGTCCACCAGATCGTCCTGGAGTGCAGCAGCACAGCGTGATTGATAGGATCCACGAAAACTTGGCACTGACGCTAAAAACCTGGATCGACTGCAAGAGAACAGgcccaaaaaagcagtgagtaAAGGGTCACGCCGTCGCGTTCAGTTTGAAACCTTTCGCATATTTATCAACCTTTGTCTCCCATCCCCTTTCCAGCTTGCTGTACCCCAAAGTGATAGCCTGCTTTACAGAGATGAGAACGATCAGCGACGAGTACAGCAAACAGATTCTGGAGATCCAGGACATCCAGCCCGACACCATCTCTCCTCTCATCATGGAGGTGGTCAGCACAAACACCTACAGTGACTTCTCATGCTGACTGACACTACTCATGGACAGCTCGAGCGCACCGAAATCCCAGCTGTTATTTAATAAAGGGGAACTTAACCTGAATGTGCCCACTGATGTAAatgaaaagttttgtttttgccaaaaaaaaaaaagtggctttCAGAACAGAAGTGAGTCCAGTCCTGCTGAGAAAGGATGTGTCCTCTGCACACAATGCACAAATACAGCAGCATTAAGCTTTATGTTTCGCCTTGATAACCGGTCACAGCACTGGTGAGTTGTTATTGACGTGTTGCTCTGTTTACAGAAAGTACATATTGTGAGCTTCGATGTTTACTTGCAGATGTTGCGCCCAGATTTGCGGGACTGAAAGTATTTCCTCCGAAAATGAAC contains:
- the nr1i2 gene encoding nuclear receptor subfamily 1 group I member 2 isoform X2; the encoded protein is MSEKEVLERRIRIKKKKMRKASTQLSPQQDEIIQELLCGHRSTFDSAFARFTGFRPMDRDILAENEHSQSHPLTKCPTKICSTAAKSSTDPTSSSYACSLSSSSSTSSSSPSPSLSNSPGKHEDCEGDGNGRVYTALPHLADLTTYMIQDIIRFSKSLPDFRSLSMEDQISLLKGATFEIMQIRFNMVFNLTTSIWECGPIRYCMHDAMRAGFQPLLLEPLFKFHLTLRKLDLREEEYALIQAMSLFSPDRPGVQQHSVIDRIHENLALTLKTWIDCKRTGPKKHLLYPKVIACFTEMRTISDEYSKQILEIQDIQPDTISPLIMEVVSTNTYSDFSC
- the nr1i2 gene encoding nuclear receptor subfamily 1 group I member 2 isoform X1; translated protein: METVDEVATMQNEDGEDEEPRECGVCGDLAKGYHFNALTCEGCKGFFRRAIKRSSRLHCPFLSTCIITKNNRRSCQACRFHKCQAIGMRKEMVMSEKEVLERRIRIKKKKMRKASTQLSPQQDEIIQELLCGHRSTFDSAFARFTGFRPMDRDILAENEHSQSHPLTKCPTKICSTAAKSSTDPTSSSYACSLSSSSSTSSSSPSPSLSNSPGKHEDCEGDGNGRVYTALPHLADLTTYMIQDIIRFSKSLPDFRSLSMEDQISLLKGATFEIMQIRFNMVFNLTTSIWECGPIRYCMHDAMRAGFQPLLLEPLFKFHLTLRKLDLREEEYALIQAMSLFSPDRPGVQQHSVIDRIHENLALTLKTWIDCKRTGPKKHLLYPKVIACFTEMRTISDEYSKQILEIQDIQPDTISPLIMEVVSTNTYSDFSC